The proteins below come from a single Mya arenaria isolate MELC-2E11 chromosome 8, ASM2691426v1 genomic window:
- the LOC128244844 gene encoding uncharacterized protein LOC128244844 — protein MARQLSTSLSDFVLACIVFYVVFQLFQIQAYYAAVGLFLQGFAATVGVVRFSMLRSEMGPVFRAHKFFSWLATAAGSGLISYQFCLKYDASTTSHLILSFAGMVTLTAQFMNAENKKLFSEASSGLGLLTVFILSVCYSNLYGILAALTYILSGAGIGSEGTLFGILRVDILHYGLVFGNIFFLWAFM, from the coding sequence ATGGCTCGACAGCTTTCAACATCCCTTTCTGATTTTGTCCTTGCCTGCATAGTATTCTATGTAGTGTTCCAGCTTTTCCAAATACAGGCCTATTATGCTGCTGTAGGATTATTTCTTCAAGGATTTGCAGCTACTGTAGGCGTTGTGAGATTTTCAATGCTTAGGTCGGAAATGGGGCCAGTTTTCAGAGCCCATAAATTTTTCTCCTGGCTCGCAACAGCAGCAGGAAGTGGACTTATTTCCTATCAGTTCTGCTTAAAGTATGATGCATCAACAACAAGCCATCTTATCCTTTCATTTGCTGGAATGGTGACGTTGACAGCCCAATTTATGAACGCAGAAAACAAGAAACTGTTTAGTGAGGCAAGCAGTGGACTTGGcttattaactgtttttatattatcagtGTGTTATTCAAATCTGTATGGAATTCTGGCGGCCTTGACCTATATACTGTCGGGTGCTGGGATTGGATCAGAAGGAACATTGTTTGGAATTTTACGAGTAGACATTCTACACTATGGACttgtgtttggaaatattttcttccTTTGGGCATTTATGTAA
- the LOC128244843 gene encoding cystathionine gamma-lyase-like, which translates to MENFKPYDHFATDALHAGQEPEKWKSMAVVPPISMSTTFKQFGPGDHTGYEYSRSGNPTRNCLEECLAKLENAKHGMVFASGLAATNTMTFLLKHGDHIIGMDDLYGGTNRMFRQCTSRMGIDISMVDCTNLSNVEAAIKPNTKMVWIETPTNPTMRIVDIAGVVEIVRKKATKDCFVVVDNTFMSSYFQRPLDLGADIVFHSLTKYMNGHSDTVMGCACTNSDDLHEKLRFLQNAIGPVPSPFDSFLVNRGLKTLHIRMKEHMKNGLAVANFLEADPRVEKVIHPGLKSHPQYELAKKQMIGYSGMVSFYIKGGLDQASTFLKNLKVFTLAESLGGFESLAELPSIMTHASVPPEDRVKLGISDNLIRLSVGIEDEQDLVKDVEQALKAAVP; encoded by the exons ATGGAAAACTTCAAACCGTATGACCATTTTGCTACAGATGCCCTTCATGCTGGCCAGGAACCAGAGAAATGGAAATCCATGGCTGTCGTTCCTCCAATTTCCATGTCGACCACGTTCAAACAATTTGGACCCGGAGATCATACG ggGTATGAGTATTCAAGGAGTGGAAACCCGACCAGAAATTGCCTTGAAGAATGCTTAGCCAAACTGGAAAATGCCAAACATG GTATGGTGTTTGCGTCAGGCCTGGCTGCCACGAATACGATGACATTCCTTCTGAAGCATGGAGACCACATTATCGGCATGGACGACCTGTATGGAG GGACAAACCGTATGTTCCGTCAGTGCACATCTCGGATGGGTATTGACATCTCAATGGTGGATTGTACCAATCTGTCCAATGTTGAGGCTGCCATCAAACCAAACACCAAG ATGGTGTGGATCGAGACGCCCACCAACCCGACCATGAGAATTGTTGACATCGCTGGGGTCGTGGAAATAGTAAGGAAAAAGGCTACCAAAGACTGCTTCGTTGTAGTGGACAACACATTCATGTCTTCATATTTTCag AGGCCATTAGACTTGGGAGCAGACATTGTGTTCCACTCATTGACAAAGTACATGAATG GTCACTCTGACACGGTGATGGGCTGTGCCTGCACAAACAGTGATGATCTACATGAGAAGCTCCGCTTCCTACAGAATG ctaTTGGCCCCGTTCCATCTCCGTTTGACAGTTTCCTGGTGAACCGAGGCCTCAAGACATTGCACATCCGCATGAAGGAACACATGAAAAACGGCCTTGCGGTCGCCAACTTTCTTGAGGCAGACCCACGTGTTGAGAAAGTCATTCACCCTG GTTTGAAGTCTCACCCCCAGTATGAGCTGGCCAAGAAGCAGATGATCGGCTACAGTGGCATGGTCTCCTTCTATATCAAGGGAGGGCTGGACCAGGCCTCCACATTCCTCAAAAATCTCAAG GTGTTCACCCTTGCTGAAAGTCTTGGTGGCTTTGAGAGTTTGGCTGAACTTCC TTCCATCATGACCCACGCATCAGTGCCACCGGAAGACCGTGTCAAGCTTGGAATCTCTGACAACCTGATTCGACTCTCTGTAGGAATTGAGGATGAACAGGATCTGGTCAAAGACGTCGAACAGGCCCTCAAGGCTGCG GTGCCGTAG